One region of Rhodophyticola sp. CCM32 genomic DNA includes:
- a CDS encoding DUF3035 domain-containing protein, whose translation MRWRGLIAAGLVLMTVASCSRDAPRLLNIRPDGNGPDEFAILPTRPLELPGNFTELPTPTPGGTNRTDPTPEADAIAALGGDISRASTNNGGLVSYAGRFGIGVDIRQTLATEDLDYRRRNRGRLLERIFNLNTYHDAYQPLSLDRYAELERMRRAGIRTPAAPPEPGG comes from the coding sequence ATGCGTTGGCGCGGTCTTATAGCGGCAGGTTTGGTCCTGATGACGGTGGCGTCATGCAGCCGGGACGCGCCGCGATTGCTGAACATCCGGCCCGATGGCAATGGGCCTGATGAATTTGCAATTCTGCCGACGCGGCCTTTGGAACTGCCCGGCAATTTCACCGAATTGCCGACACCCACGCCGGGCGGCACCAACCGCACCGATCCGACCCCCGAGGCCGACGCAATCGCCGCCCTGGGGGGCGATATCAGCCGCGCCAGCACCAATAATGGCGGGCTGGTCAGCTATGCCGGGCGGTTTGGCATCGGGGTCGATATTCGCCAGACGCTGGCGACCGAAGATCTGGACTATCGGCGCAGAAACCGGGGGCGGTTGCTTGAACGGATCTTCAACCTCAACACCTATCATGACGCCTATCAGCCGCTGTCGCTTGATCGCTATGCCGAACTGGAACGTATGCGCCGCGCCGGCATTCGCACCCCTGCCGCGCCGCCTGAACCCGGCGGATGA
- the lspA gene encoding signal peptidase II, protein MRLVLISAAFWFLADQLSKWLVVHWMRLDEIGHIAVWPPFLNFHMGWNTGINFGLFSNAADIMRWVLIILAVVIAAWVLWWARTGLTRPIARIAAGAIVGGAMGNALDRLIYGAVADFLNMSCCGISNPFAFNIADIGIFAGAFGLLIFTDHKKITP, encoded by the coding sequence ATGCGTCTTGTCTTGATTTCAGCTGCTTTCTGGTTCCTTGCGGACCAGTTGAGCAAATGGCTGGTGGTGCATTGGATGCGGCTGGATGAGATCGGTCATATCGCGGTCTGGCCGCCCTTTCTGAACTTTCACATGGGCTGGAACACGGGCATCAATTTCGGCCTGTTCTCGAACGCGGCGGACATCATGCGATGGGTGTTGATCATCCTCGCGGTCGTCATCGCCGCCTGGGTGTTATGGTGGGCCAGAACCGGGCTGACCCGGCCGATTGCGCGGATTGCGGCAGGCGCGATTGTGGGCGGGGCCATGGGCAACGCGCTGGACCGGCTGATTTATGGCGCCGTGGCTGATTTTCTGAACATGTCCTGTTGTGGGATTTCGAACCCGTTTGCGTTCAATATCGCCGATATCGGCATATTTGCAGGTGCGTTTGGCTTGCTCATCTTCACGGATCATAAGAAGATCACCCCGTGA
- the purH gene encoding bifunctional phosphoribosylaminoimidazolecarboxamide formyltransferase/IMP cyclohydrolase translates to MTKLIPLRRALISVSDKTGLEDLGRALAAGGVELLSTGGTARALRDAGLAVTDVAEITGFPEMMDGRVKTLHPNVHGGLLALRDDPGHLAAMEAHGIGAIDLLVVNLYPFEDTVAKGATYEECVENIDIGGPAMIRAAAKNHGFVTVVVDTEDYTPLLAELQEHDGATPLAFRQMMAQKAYARTAAYDAAVSTWMAGAVGNATPYRRAFAGTLAQPMRYGENPHQEAAFYTDGSDRPGVATAMQHQGKALSYNNINDTDAAFELVAEFDPADGPACAIIKHANPCGVARGATLAEAYARAFDCDRTSAFGGIIALNQPLDAETAEAITGILTEVVIAPGADAAAQEVFAVKKNLRLLTTGGLPDPHAASLGYRQVAGGFLVQDKDNGHIMPDDLRVVTKRAPEPDELADLLFAWKVAKHVKSNAIVYAKDLATVGVGAGQMSRVDSSRIAARKARDMADILALGESPAVGAVLASDAFFPFADGLLAAAEAGARAVIQPGGSMRDAEVIAAADEAGLAMVFTGMRHFRH, encoded by the coding sequence ATGACCAAGCTTATTCCCCTGCGCCGGGCGCTGATTTCCGTGTCTGACAAGACGGGCCTGGAGGATCTGGGCCGGGCACTGGCCGCAGGCGGGGTTGAATTGCTGTCAACCGGTGGCACCGCCCGCGCCCTGCGCGATGCGGGGCTTGCGGTGACCGATGTGGCCGAGATCACCGGCTTTCCCGAGATGATGGACGGGCGGGTCAAAACCCTGCACCCGAATGTGCATGGCGGGCTTCTGGCCCTGCGCGATGACCCCGGCCATCTGGCCGCGATGGAGGCACATGGCATTGGCGCCATCGACCTGCTTGTGGTGAACCTTTACCCGTTCGAAGACACCGTGGCCAAGGGCGCGACCTATGAGGAGTGTGTGGAAAACATTGATATCGGCGGCCCGGCAATGATCCGCGCGGCGGCCAAGAACCATGGATTTGTGACCGTTGTGGTCGATACAGAGGATTATACCCCGCTTCTGGCGGAATTGCAGGAGCATGACGGGGCCACCCCGCTGGCGTTCCGGCAGATGATGGCACAGAAAGCCTATGCCCGGACTGCGGCCTATGATGCGGCCGTGTCTACCTGGATGGCGGGTGCGGTCGGCAATGCCACCCCTTATCGCCGCGCCTTTGCCGGCACCCTGGCACAACCGATGCGCTATGGCGAAAACCCCCATCAGGAGGCCGCGTTCTATACCGATGGCAGCGACCGGCCCGGTGTCGCAACCGCGATGCAGCATCAGGGCAAGGCGCTCAGCTATAACAACATCAACGATACGGATGCGGCGTTTGAGCTGGTGGCGGAGTTCGACCCCGCCGATGGCCCCGCCTGCGCGATCATCAAACATGCCAATCCCTGCGGCGTGGCGCGGGGCGCAACCCTGGCCGAGGCCTATGCCCGCGCCTTCGATTGCGACCGGACCAGCGCCTTTGGCGGGATCATCGCACTGAACCAGCCGCTGGATGCGGAAACAGCCGAGGCGATCACCGGCATTCTGACCGAAGTGGTGATTGCGCCGGGGGCCGATGCCGCCGCGCAGGAGGTGTTTGCGGTCAAGAAAAACCTGCGGCTTCTGACCACCGGGGGGCTGCCCGACCCGCATGCTGCCTCTCTCGGCTATCGGCAGGTCGCGGGCGGGTTTCTTGTGCAGGACAAGGACAATGGCCATATCATGCCCGATGACCTGCGCGTTGTTACCAAACGCGCGCCGGAACCCGATGAACTGGCCGATCTGCTTTTTGCCTGGAAGGTGGCGAAACACGTGAAATCGAATGCGATTGTCTATGCAAAGGATCTGGCGACCGTGGGGGTGGGCGCCGGGCAGATGAGCCGGGTGGATTCAAGCCGCATCGCGGCGCGCAAGGCCCGGGACATGGCGGATATCCTTGCGCTTGGCGAAAGCCCGGCGGTTGGCGCGGTGCTGGCCTCGGATGCGTTTTTTCCCTTTGCCGACGGGTTGCTTGCCGCCGCCGAGGCCGGGGCGCGCGCGGTGATCCAGCCCGGCGGCTCGATGCGCGATGCCGAGGTGATTGCCGCTGCGGATGAGGCCGGGCTTGCCATGGTCTTTACCGGCATGCGCCATTTCCGGCACTGA
- a CDS encoding heparinase II/III family protein gives MRMQNRLAAWRAGLGQVARGFVSQPEPRTIGSDARGRQLMAGNLMFAGVLIEAPETSLWALTAPTDAFEDELHGFEWLDHLAAVADGSGRPVAQTWLSDWLTRFGHGSGPGWTPDLTGRRQIRWINHALFLMSAQDRLVGRQFYATLGRQTEFLARRWKASSHGLPRFEALTGLIYSACSLTGMERHLTPALRALAQECSREIDASGGIVTRNPEELLEVFTLLTWVSAILHETGKRPDPAVDTAIMRIAPTLRSLRHSDGGLARFHGGGRGAVGRLDHALAQSGVRPGTMTGLAMGYARLQGARVSVVTDAAAPMKGIRAFNAHAGTLAFEMTSGRRPVIVNCGSGASFGADWRRAGRATPSHSTLSIEGYSSSRLGSRAADHGVVRQSLIEGPKLVEVQQSQSGGAQALALSHDGYRKTHGLLHLRSLSLEEDGRLLRGEDGLAAMTESDRDVLDRVMSRLSPDGLGYAVRFHLHPDVQPKLDMGGNAISLSLRGGETWVFRHGGEGNMRLEQSVYLETGRLKPRATKQIVLSARLTDYGSAVSWSLAKPTDAPRGHRDYEADGHWQ, from the coding sequence ATGCGGATGCAGAACCGGCTGGCCGCGTGGCGCGCGGGGCTGGGCCAGGTGGCGCGCGGTTTTGTCTCGCAACCCGAACCGCGCACCATCGGCAGCGACGCGCGCGGGCGGCAGTTGATGGCGGGCAATCTGATGTTTGCGGGCGTGCTGATCGAGGCGCCGGAAACCAGCCTCTGGGCCCTGACAGCCCCCACGGATGCGTTCGAGGATGAACTGCACGGCTTTGAATGGCTGGACCATCTGGCCGCTGTTGCCGATGGCAGCGGGCGGCCCGTGGCGCAAACCTGGCTGTCAGATTGGCTGACCCGGTTCGGGCACGGGTCCGGGCCGGGCTGGACCCCGGATCTGACCGGGCGGCGACAGATCCGCTGGATCAACCACGCCCTGTTCCTGATGAGCGCACAGGACCGGCTGGTCGGGCGTCAATTTTACGCGACACTGGGGCGGCAGACCGAATTTCTCGCCCGGCGCTGGAAGGCCAGCTCTCACGGGTTGCCCCGGTTCGAGGCTTTGACCGGGTTGATTTATTCGGCCTGTTCGCTGACCGGAATGGAGCGGCACCTGACCCCGGCCCTGCGCGCCCTGGCACAGGAATGTTCGCGCGAGATTGACGCCTCGGGCGGGATCGTGACCCGCAACCCCGAAGAATTGCTGGAGGTTTTCACCCTGCTGACCTGGGTTTCAGCGATCCTGCACGAAACCGGCAAACGGCCTGACCCGGCGGTGGATACGGCGATCATGCGCATCGCCCCCACCCTGCGCAGCCTGCGGCATTCCGATGGCGGGCTGGCCCGGTTTCATGGTGGCGGGCGCGGGGCGGTCGGGCGGCTGGACCATGCGCTGGCGCAATCCGGCGTGCGGCCCGGCACGATGACCGGGCTGGCCATGGGCTATGCAAGACTGCAGGGCGCGCGGGTGTCGGTTGTGACCGATGCGGCGGCCCCGATGAAAGGCATCCGCGCCTTCAACGCCCATGCGGGCACATTGGCATTCGAGATGACATCGGGCCGCCGCCCGGTGATCGTGAATTGCGGGTCGGGGGCAAGTTTCGGCGCTGACTGGCGGCGGGCGGGCCGGGCCACGCCCTCGCATTCGACCCTGTCGATCGAGGGGTATTCCTCCTCCCGCCTTGGCAGCCGCGCGGCCGATCACGGGGTGGTGCGCCAAAGCCTGATCGAGGGGCCGAAACTGGTCGAGGTGCAGCAGTCGCAAAGCGGCGGGGCGCAGGCCCTAGCGCTTAGCCATGACGGCTATCGCAAGACCCATGGTCTGCTGCATCTGCGCAGCCTGTCGCTGGAAGAGGATGGCCGGCTGCTGCGCGGTGAAGACGGTCTGGCCGCAATGACGGAAAGCGACCGCGATGTGCTGGACCGGGTGATGTCGCGGCTAAGCCCCGATGGGCTGGGCTATGCGGTTCGGTTTCATCTGCACCCCGATGTGCAGCCCAAGCTGGATATGGGCGGCAATGCCATCTCTCTGAGCCTCAGAGGCGGGGAAACCTGGGTGTTTCGCCATGGCGGCGAAGGCAATATGCGGCTGGAGCAGTCGGTTTATCTGGAAACCGGCCGCCTGAAGCCACGCGCGACAAAACAGATCGTTCTATCCGCGCGGCTTACGGATTATGGCAGCGCGGTAAGCTGGAGTCTGGCCAAACCCACCGATGCCCCGCGCGGGCATCGGGATTATGAGGCAGACGGGCACTGGCAGTGA
- a CDS encoding RsmB/NOP family class I SAM-dependent RNA methyltransferase — MAEQGLEARRATLDALYAVLWEKRQLSNVFHNHLPPADAARAKRLTAEVLRHLGRLDAVLRPHVPRRPNIAVQNILRLGAYEMLADGGSPHGVVDSAVTLAKRHPRTARASGLVNAVLRHVAEGDLTNWMAAPIHRLPVWLRKPLGKAYGHEAVLAIEAAHRAGAPIDLTPKNPGVNVPGTETLPTGSLRTSQGQVSALPGYDAGDWWVQDAASALPVRLFGDVQDLSVLDLCAAPGGKSLQLAAGGAEVVALDQSEERMVRLTQNLARTGLHVDRVIADALTWDGGPFDAVLLDAPCSASGTIRRHPDLPFVKTAAIVETLTKLQMQLIDKALTFLKPGGRLVYCTCSLLPNEGENQVKAALKRHQGLEIIPVDPVTLGGDADWSSPEGGLRLRPDFWADRGGMDGFYMALLQRR; from the coding sequence ATGGCAGAACAGGGTCTGGAAGCACGCCGCGCCACATTGGACGCGCTTTATGCGGTGCTGTGGGAAAAGCGCCAGTTGTCCAATGTCTTCCACAACCATCTACCCCCTGCCGACGCCGCCCGCGCCAAACGCCTGACCGCCGAGGTGCTGCGCCATCTGGGCCGGCTGGACGCGGTTCTGCGCCCCCATGTGCCCCGGCGGCCCAATATTGCGGTGCAGAACATTCTGCGACTTGGGGCCTATGAAATGCTGGCCGATGGCGGCAGCCCCCATGGGGTGGTCGACAGCGCCGTGACACTGGCCAAGCGACACCCGCGCACGGCACGCGCCTCGGGCCTGGTGAACGCGGTTTTGCGGCATGTGGCCGAGGGCGATCTGACAAACTGGATGGCGGCCCCGATCCATCGCCTGCCCGTCTGGCTGCGCAAACCCCTTGGCAAGGCCTATGGGCATGAGGCCGTGCTGGCGATCGAAGCGGCCCACCGCGCCGGTGCGCCGATTGATCTGACCCCCAAGAACCCGGGCGTAAATGTGCCCGGCACCGAGACCCTGCCCACGGGCAGTTTGCGGACCAGCCAGGGCCAGGTGTCGGCGCTGCCGGGATATGACGCAGGCGACTGGTGGGTTCAGGATGCCGCCTCAGCCCTTCCCGTGCGGCTGTTCGGGGATGTGCAAGACCTGTCGGTGCTGGACCTCTGCGCCGCGCCCGGTGGCAAAAGCCTGCAACTGGCTGCGGGCGGGGCCGAGGTGGTGGCGCTGGACCAGTCCGAGGAGCGCATGGTGCGCCTGACCCAGAATCTGGCGCGCACCGGGCTGCATGTCGACCGGGTGATCGCCGATGCCCTGACATGGGATGGCGGGCCGTTTGACGCGGTGCTGCTGGATGCGCCTTGTTCGGCCAGCGGCACGATCCGGCGCCACCCTGATCTGCCTTTCGTGAAAACCGCCGCGATCGTCGAAACCCTGACCAAGCTGCAAATGCAGTTGATCGACAAGGCCCTTACATTCCTGAAACCCGGCGGTCGGCTGGTCTATTGCACCTGTTCCCTGTTGCCCAATGAGGGGGAGAACCAGGTGAAAGCCGCCCTGAAACGCCATCAGGGCCTTGAGATCATTCCTGTTGATCCCGTGACACTTGGCGGCGATGCGGATTGGTCAAGCCCGGAAGGCGGTTTGCGCCTGCGCCCGGATTTCTGGGCGGATCGCGGCGGGATGGACGGGTTTTACATGGCGCTTTTGCAAAGGCGGTGA
- a CDS encoding DUF1674 domain-containing protein — translation MIDVTIPDETPELPPAAKRALAEAEARRKAAGEVVLPTELGGRDGPEPVRYGDWEKKGLAVDF, via the coding sequence ATGATTGACGTAACGATACCAGACGAAACACCCGAACTGCCCCCCGCCGCCAAACGCGCGCTGGCTGAGGCCGAGGCCCGGCGCAAGGCCGCAGGCGAGGTGGTGTTGCCCACGGAACTGGGTGGGCGCGACGGGCCCGAGCCGGTGCGCTATGGCGATTGGGAAAAGAAAGGTCTGGCAGTCGATTTCTGA
- the dapB gene encoding 4-hydroxy-tetrahydrodipicolinate reductase, with the protein MTDSVGIAVMGGSGRMGQMLIETISASDKAHLVGVTERSGHPWVGQDLGEAMGGRRTGVPVFDDPLEVIVKAQAVIDFTSPDATVDHALLTAQARSVHVIGTTGFDPAHLEKIAAAARHATVIRAGNMSLGVNLLVQLTRQVAAALDEEFDIEVIEAHHGQKVDAPSGTALMLGEAAAEGRAVALEDVADRGRDGITGARETGQIGFSAVRGGDIVGEHDVLFAGPGERVVLRHMATDRRIFARGALKAALWGQGKGPGEFSMLNVLGLG; encoded by the coding sequence ATGACGGATAGCGTTGGGATTGCGGTGATGGGCGGCTCTGGCCGGATGGGTCAGATGCTGATTGAAACCATCAGTGCCAGCGACAAGGCGCATCTTGTCGGCGTGACAGAACGCAGTGGCCACCCATGGGTTGGTCAGGATCTGGGCGAAGCGATGGGGGGCCGGCGCACGGGCGTGCCGGTCTTCGATGATCCGCTTGAAGTGATCGTAAAGGCGCAGGCGGTGATTGATTTCACCTCGCCCGATGCGACCGTCGATCACGCGCTTCTGACCGCCCAGGCGCGCAGCGTGCATGTCATCGGCACCACCGGGTTTGACCCCGCGCATCTGGAAAAGATCGCCGCCGCCGCGCGCCATGCCACGGTCATCCGGGCGGGCAATATGAGCCTGGGGGTGAACCTGCTGGTGCAACTGACCCGGCAGGTCGCGGCCGCGCTGGATGAAGAATTCGATATCGAGGTGATCGAGGCGCATCACGGGCAGAAGGTCGATGCCCCCTCCGGCACGGCGCTGATGCTGGGCGAGGCGGCGGCCGAGGGGCGTGCCGTGGCGCTGGAGGATGTGGCGGATCGGGGCCGCGACGGGATCACCGGCGCGCGCGAGACCGGGCAGATCGGGTTTTCGGCCGTTCGCGGCGGCGATATCGTGGGGGAACATGACGTGCTGTTTGCAGGGCCGGGCGAACGGGTGGTTTTGCGCCATATGGCCACGGATCGGCGGATTTTTGCGCGCGGGGCGCTGAAGGCCGCGCTCTGGGGGCAGGGCAAGGGGCCGGGTGAATTTTCCATGCTGAATGTGCTGGGGCTGGGGTGA
- a CDS encoding phosphodiester glycosidase family protein, which produces MIRLAAVAAFAACLAAPAMAGCTQMPFDGARFTVCEMNAARDDIRLFLRDDQGRIYGSFSRVDQSLPDGQHLGVAMNAGMFHDNRAPVGLYIEDGVEEMRVITSDGPGNFGLLPNGVFCLGDDHAQIIESRSYAANPPDCRYASQSGPMLVIDGALHPRFLEDSDSLNIRNGVGVDAIGTRVVMAISDQKVNFHHFARLFRDALGLPNALFFDGSVSRLYAPGAGRADLGFPIGPILGTVVDDTAADG; this is translated from the coding sequence ATGATCCGCCTTGCCGCTGTGGCGGCTTTTGCAGCCTGTCTTGCCGCCCCGGCGATGGCCGGTTGTACCCAGATGCCGTTTGACGGCGCCCGTTTCACAGTTTGCGAGATGAACGCGGCCCGCGATGATATCCGCCTGTTCCTGCGTGATGATCAGGGCCGTATCTATGGTTCATTCAGCCGCGTCGATCAAAGCCTGCCCGATGGGCAGCATCTGGGCGTGGCGATGAATGCGGGCATGTTCCATGACAATCGCGCGCCTGTCGGCCTTTATATCGAGGACGGCGTGGAAGAGATGCGGGTCATCACTTCGGACGGGCCGGGCAATTTTGGCCTTCTGCCCAATGGTGTGTTCTGCCTTGGCGACGATCACGCACAGATCATCGAAAGCCGCAGCTATGCCGCCAATCCGCCGGATTGTCGCTATGCCAGCCAATCGGGGCCGATGCTGGTGATTGATGGCGCGCTTCACCCGCGGTTTCTGGAAGACAGCGACAGTCTGAATATCCGCAACGGTGTGGGTGTCGATGCGATCGGCACGCGTGTGGTCATGGCAATCTCGGACCAGAAGGTGAATTTCCACCATTTTGCCCGCCTGTTCCGTGACGCGCTTGGCCTGCCCAATGCGCTGTTTTTCGATGGCAGCGTGTCCCGCCTTTACGCGCCCGGGGCAGGCCGCGCAGATCTGGGGTTTCCGATCGGTCCGATCCTTGGCACGGTTGTTGACGATACCGCCGCAGACGGGTAG
- the truB gene encoding tRNA pseudouridine(55) synthase TruB: MARTRKGRDISGWLVVDKPAGLTSTAVVNKVKWAFEAKKAGHAGTLDPDATGVLAIALGEATKTVPYVTDALKAYHFTIRFGQATNTDDAEGAVIAESGLRPGDDQITAALPGFEGDIQQVPPQYSAVKIDGERAYKLARDGEDLDLAARPLYVDGLKLLNRPDPDHAELELICGKGGYVRAIARDLGEMLGCHAHVCQLRRIWSGPFDVEEGASFAQIETLARTPDIDTLLLPMETGLADLPQLICTDPGAARLKNGNPGEVITAAEYGEECWAAHNGKPVAVGVYRGGTLHPSRVFNL, encoded by the coding sequence ATGGCACGCACACGCAAAGGGCGGGATATTTCGGGTTGGCTGGTGGTGGATAAACCCGCCGGGCTGACCTCCACGGCTGTTGTGAACAAGGTGAAATGGGCGTTTGAGGCGAAGAAAGCGGGCCATGCGGGCACGCTTGACCCTGATGCGACCGGGGTGCTGGCCATCGCATTGGGGGAGGCCACCAAGACCGTGCCTTACGTCACCGATGCGCTGAAAGCCTATCATTTCACCATTCGGTTCGGGCAGGCCACCAATACCGACGACGCGGAAGGCGCGGTGATCGCGGAAAGCGGTCTGCGCCCCGGCGATGACCAGATCACCGCCGCATTGCCCGGGTTCGAAGGCGATATCCAGCAGGTGCCGCCGCAATATTCCGCAGTCAAGATCGACGGGGAACGCGCCTATAAACTGGCGCGTGACGGCGAAGACCTCGACCTTGCGGCCCGTCCGCTTTACGTGGATGGCCTGAAACTGCTCAACCGTCCCGACCCGGATCATGCAGAGCTGGAACTGATCTGCGGCAAGGGCGGGTATGTCCGTGCCATCGCCCGGGATCTGGGTGAGATGCTGGGGTGCCATGCCCATGTGTGCCAGCTTCGCCGCATCTGGTCCGGTCCGTTCGATGTGGAGGAGGGCGCCAGTTTCGCGCAGATCGAAACCCTCGCCCGCACCCCTGATATCGATACGCTGCTTCTGCCGATGGAGACGGGGCTTGCCGATCTGCCACAACTGATCTGCACGGATCCGGGCGCGGCGCGTCTGAAAAACGGCAATCCCGGAGAGGTCATCACCGCCGCCGAATATGGCGAGGAATGCTGGGCCGCCCATAACGGCAAACCCGTCGCCGTTGGCGTCTATCGCGGCGGCACCCTGCACCCAAGCCGGGTGTTCAACCTGTGA
- a CDS encoding DUF1643 domain-containing protein yields MITRSFQKGDADSVAVYSDCERYRYSLTRVWQPAGRKALFIMLNPSTATETQNDPTVERCERRARALGFGAFRVLNIFAWRDTDPKAMRAAADPVGPGNDAAIINSLPWADQTIAAWGTHGVHLNRGLGVEALLRATGTPLYHLGLSKHGHPKHPLYIGYAVQPVIWPAD; encoded by the coding sequence GTGATCACCCGCAGCTTTCAGAAGGGCGATGCGGACAGTGTCGCGGTCTATTCCGATTGCGAACGCTATCGCTATTCCCTGACCCGCGTGTGGCAGCCTGCGGGGCGGAAAGCGCTTTTCATCATGCTGAACCCCTCCACCGCGACCGAAACCCAGAATGACCCGACGGTGGAACGCTGCGAACGGCGCGCCCGGGCGCTTGGCTTCGGCGCGTTCCGGGTGCTCAATATCTTCGCCTGGCGCGATACGGACCCAAAGGCGATGCGTGCTGCGGCTGACCCCGTGGGGCCGGGCAATGATGCCGCGATCATCAACAGCCTTCCCTGGGCGGACCAGACCATTGCCGCCTGGGGCACCCATGGCGTGCATCTGAACCGGGGCCTCGGGGTTGAGGCGCTGCTGAGAGCCACGGGCACGCCGCTTTATCATCTGGGCCTGTCCAAACACGGGCACCCGAAACACCCGCTTTATATCGGCTATGCGGTGCAGCCGGTGATCTGGCCCGCCGATTGA
- a CDS encoding alpha/beta fold hydrolase, protein MSAIPGFTQSMIATNGTRLSVHQAGQGTPLILLHGYPQTHMTWVKIAPVLAEGLHVIIPDLRGYGDSDIPANDPENRAYSKREMALDIIGLMDALNLPRAHILGHDRGARVTYRLALDHPARVDRLGIVEIVPTGDFWASWGADLAMKGYHWTFLAQPAPLPERMISADGPAYMDWTLASWTHAGDLSAFTPEALASYRRQAADPARIAAMCNDYRAGATIDRALDEADRAAGRKITTPLRFIWAKGGFPARTGDPLGIWQNWATDVTGQEVAGCGHFAMEEIPRAFLDALGPHFTGA, encoded by the coding sequence ATGTCCGCTATTCCAGGTTTTACGCAGTCGATGATCGCCACCAATGGCACCCGCCTGTCGGTGCATCAGGCGGGGCAGGGCACCCCGTTGATCCTGCTGCACGGGTATCCGCAAACCCATATGACCTGGGTGAAAATCGCCCCCGTACTGGCCGAAGGTTTGCACGTCATCATCCCCGATCTGCGCGGCTATGGTGACAGCGATATCCCCGCCAATGACCCTGAGAACAGGGCTTATTCCAAACGTGAGATGGCGCTGGATATTATCGGCCTGATGGATGCGCTGAACTTGCCGCGCGCCCATATTCTGGGTCATGACCGGGGCGCGCGGGTCACCTATCGGCTTGCGCTTGACCATCCCGCCCGGGTGGACCGGCTGGGCATTGTCGAGATCGTGCCTACGGGCGATTTCTGGGCCTCCTGGGGGGCGGATCTGGCGATGAAAGGCTATCACTGGACCTTTCTGGCCCAACCCGCCCCGCTGCCGGAACGGATGATTTCAGCCGATGGCCCGGCCTATATGGACTGGACACTGGCCAGTTGGACCCATGCGGGTGATCTGTCGGCCTTCACGCCAGAGGCGCTTGCCAGTTATCGCCGTCAGGCCGCTGATCCGGCGCGGATTGCGGCCATGTGCAATGATTACCGGGCCGGGGCCACCATTGACCGGGCGCTGGACGAGGCGGATCGCGCAGCGGGGCGCAAAATCACCACGCCCCTGCGCTTTATCTGGGCCAAAGGAGGGTTTCCCGCCCGCACCGGCGACCCGCTTGGCATCTGGCAGAACTGGGCCACGGATGTCACCGGGCAGGAGGTGGCCGGGTGCGGCCATTTTGCGATGGAGGAAATACCCCGGGCCTTCCTTGACGCCCTGGGGCCGCATTTCACCGGTGCCTGA